In a single window of the Chthoniobacterales bacterium genome:
- the grpE gene encoding nucleotide exchange factor GrpE encodes MRKIPVTESSEQEKDAKPAAEAPAPETESNDDGSEGLQADLNRFRDLALRSQADFENYKKRAAREKDEAIKYANSSLLEKLVAIVDNFELGLEAARAEGEKSPIFSGMSMVLKQLMDFLTDNGLQPIDAAGQKFDPNLHEAIAHEPSDEFPEGIVVRQTRRGYRMKDRLLRPSSVVVSSGPAK; translated from the coding sequence ATGAGAAAAATCCCGGTCACAGAATCATCAGAGCAGGAGAAGGACGCCAAGCCGGCCGCCGAAGCGCCGGCGCCGGAGACCGAGTCAAACGATGACGGCTCCGAGGGTTTGCAGGCGGACTTGAACCGGTTCCGCGATCTCGCTTTGCGAAGCCAGGCCGATTTCGAGAACTACAAAAAGCGGGCCGCGCGGGAAAAGGATGAAGCGATCAAATACGCTAACAGTTCGCTGCTCGAGAAGCTGGTCGCCATTGTCGACAACTTCGAGCTCGGACTTGAAGCCGCGCGGGCCGAGGGCGAGAAATCGCCGATTTTCTCCGGCATGAGCATGGTCCTGAAACAATTAATGGATTTCCTCACCGACAACGGGCTTCAACCAATCGATGCCGCCGGCCAGAAGTTCGACCCCAATTTGCACGAAGCGATTGCCCACGAGCCGAGCGATGAATTTCCGGAAGGAATCGTGGTGCGGCAGACCCGCCGCGGTTATCGGATGAAAGACCGTCTCCTGCGGCCGTCGAGTGTGGTCGTGTCGAGCGGCCCAGCGAAATAA
- a CDS encoding GAF domain-containing SpoIIE family protein phosphatase: MWPILLLGLLIACAGWLFTWQRQRIRIRQLERSKEEIQIEETLVFDFLHGLGEAFTETIRAADLHRLIVEGAARVLDAQGGALYMMERAGGKLAPAFISKGCPPFVDVPAHVLQQAAANPATLEGYLRLHPIPPGEGIIGRVWQSREPVCLTDLADAPELANLRGTSLGTASVMVTPLLYGKQNMGVLALGNGPTSPSFTQSDFVVFKSIAEQSAFALYNAIIYSEANEKKRLDHDLEIARDIQRILLPSEAPVVDGFEISGINIPARHVSGDYFDYITVDDDRLGVAIADVSGKGVPASIIMAICRSVLRSQATGNASPADVLQKVNRQLYPDIKEDMFISMAYVVLDHVRGTVVMSRAGHDAPISYDRATGTVTPVKPPGMVVGIDSGSVFDRITGDFALSLKRDDCLLLYTDGVTEALDANGDEFGVDRMLECIRASAPEGAPAIITRVIDELRSFVGTQPQNDDITLIAIRKT, encoded by the coding sequence ATGTGGCCAATTCTTCTCCTCGGGCTGTTGATCGCGTGTGCGGGCTGGCTGTTTACCTGGCAGCGGCAGCGGATCCGCATTCGGCAGCTCGAGCGCTCCAAGGAAGAGATCCAGATCGAGGAGACGCTCGTCTTCGATTTTCTTCACGGGCTCGGTGAAGCGTTTACGGAAACGATTCGCGCGGCCGATCTGCACCGCCTGATCGTGGAAGGCGCGGCGCGGGTTCTCGATGCGCAAGGGGGCGCCCTTTACATGATGGAACGGGCTGGGGGAAAACTGGCGCCGGCGTTTATCTCGAAAGGTTGTCCGCCTTTTGTCGATGTGCCCGCTCATGTTTTGCAGCAGGCCGCCGCTAATCCGGCCACGCTCGAAGGCTATCTGCGTCTCCACCCGATTCCGCCCGGTGAAGGCATTATTGGCCGCGTCTGGCAGAGCCGGGAGCCGGTCTGCCTGACTGACCTGGCGGATGCCCCGGAGCTGGCGAACCTGCGCGGCACCTCTCTCGGCACGGCCTCCGTCATGGTGACGCCCCTGCTTTACGGAAAGCAGAACATGGGCGTGCTCGCCCTGGGCAACGGCCCAACCAGCCCTTCGTTTACCCAGAGCGATTTCGTCGTCTTCAAGTCGATCGCGGAGCAATCCGCCTTCGCGCTCTACAACGCCATCATTTATTCCGAGGCGAACGAAAAGAAGCGCCTCGACCACGACCTGGAGATCGCGCGGGACATTCAGCGGATCCTGTTGCCGAGCGAAGCGCCGGTCGTCGATGGTTTTGAGATCAGCGGAATCAATATTCCCGCCCGCCACGTCAGCGGGGATTATTTCGATTACATCACGGTCGATGACGACAGGCTCGGCGTGGCGATTGCCGATGTTTCCGGGAAAGGCGTGCCCGCTTCAATCATCATGGCCATCTGCCGCAGCGTTTTGCGCAGTCAGGCAACCGGAAACGCTTCCCCGGCTGATGTTCTCCAGAAGGTCAACCGCCAGCTCTACCCCGATATCAAGGAGGACATGTTCATCAGCATGGCCTACGTCGTTCTCGATCATGTGCGGGGCACCGTGGTGATGTCGCGCGCGGGCCATGATGCGCCGATTTCGTACGATCGCGCGACCGGAACTGTCACCCCGGTGAAGCCGCCCGGAATGGTCGTGGGAATTGACAGTGGAAGCGTGTTCGATAGGATAACGGGCGATTTCGCCCTCTCCCTCAAACGGGACGATTGCCTCCTCCTCTACACGGATGGAGTCACCGAAGCGCTCGACGCCAACGGAGACGAATTTGGCGTCGACCGCATGTTGGAATGCATTCGCGCCAGCGCTCCGGAAGGGGCGCCGGCCATCATCACGCGGGTGATTGATGAGCTGCGGAGCTTCGTGGGGACGCAACCGCAAAACGACGACATCACTTTAATTGCCATTCGCAAAACATGA